The following nucleotide sequence is from Achromobacter spanius.
GGTTTGCTTTATGCCGCCGCTGGCTGGCCGGCTCAAGCTGCCCTATTCGGTATTGCTGGCTATTGTCGGGTGTTTGCTTGGCATCATCATCCACGTCCATGGTTGGGCACCCAGCTGGATCGCTGATTTTCTCGATTCACTGGAACGCTTCGAGATTTCGTCTGAAACCTTCCTGATGGTGTTCCTGCCGGTGCTGTTGTTCGAGACCGCGCTGGCCATGAATGTGCGCCGCCTCATGGACGACATCGGCCCCATTCTGATGATGGCGATTGTGGCCGTGGTGGTGTGTACCGTGGTGGTCGGGGTGACGCTGGACGCGATTTCGTCCTACGGCCTGGTGGTCTGCCTGTTGTTGGGCGCCATTGTGGCCACGACGGACCCGGTCGCCGTGGTGGGTATTTTTCGGGAAGTGGGCGCGCCCAAGCGGCTGACAACGCTGGTCGAAGGCGAAAGCCTGTTCAACGACGCCGCGTCCATCGCCTTGTACTCCGTGCTGCTGGCCGTGCTGAGCGGCCATGGCGAACTGACCGTCAGCGGCATTTTCAACGATTTCATCGTGCACTTTATCGGCGGCGGCGTCGCGGGCTTTGCGATGGGGCGGCTGGCCTGCTTCCTGTTCGCCTGGCTGCGCGGCTTTCCCACGGCCGAGATCACGCTGACCTTGACGCTGGCCTACCTGTCCTTCTTCATCTCGGAACACTATCTGAACGTGTCGGGCGTGGTGGCTACCGTGATCGCGGGCCTGGTCGTGGGCTCCACCGGCCGCACACGCATGTCGCCCACCACCTTTGAATACTTGTCCAGCGCCTGGGGACAATTCGGCTTCTGGGCCAATTCCCTGATTTTCCTGTTCGCGGCAATGCTGATCCCCAAGCTGATGGCGGCCGCGGATTGGCAGGAACTGCTGTTGGTGGCCGTGGTGTTCGTCGCGACCCTGGTGGCGCGCGCGATCGTCGTCTTCGGCCTGTTGCCCCTGCTGGGGCTGACGCGCCTGGGCACCAAGGTCAGCAACCCGTACAAGGTGGTGATGCTGTGGGGCGGACTGCGCGGCGCCGTGTCGCTGGCGTTGGCGCTGGCGGTGACCGAGCAGACCGGCGTGCCGGAAGAGGCGCGCCAGTTCATCGCGGTGGCAACCACCAGCTATGTGCTGCTGACGCTGTTCATCAATGGCATCAGCCTGCGGCCCTTGATCCGCATGCTGGGCCTGAACCAACTGTCGTCGGTGGAGCGCACCATCCGCAACCAGGCGCTGGCTGTGGCGTTGGAAGACCTGCAGGACAAAACCGATGAAGTGGCCAAGACCGAGCACATCGGCAACGAAGTGCGCGACCGCATCCGCGCCGTGTTCGACGCCAGCCTGACCAGCGTGCACGACGGCCAGGTCAGCCAGATGAGTGACGAGCAGCGCGTAGCCGTGGGCCTGGCCATCGTGGCGCAGCGCGAAGAGGAAATGTTTTTCGACATCCTGAAGGCGCAGATCGTGGACTGGCGCATGGCCGAGACGCTGCTGGCGCGCGCCGAGCGGCTGGAAGACGCCATCCGTCTGGGCGGCGTGCCTGGTTTTGAGCGCGCCATTGTGCAGGACGTGCGCTATTCCACCGGCTTCCGGCTGGCGCTGCGCATGCATTACCTGTTTGGTTTCCAGGGCTGGCTGGCGCGAGAGCTGGGCCAGCGCTTCGCCAATCTGATGAGCAAGCGCTCCGTAGCGCAACGGCTGATTGTGTTCGCGCGGGAACAGATCACGCCTTTGCTGGGCGAAGAGGCGACCCAGCGCATTGTGGCCTTGCACCAGCGCCGGCTCGACCTGATCGAAAACGCCCTGCAGGCGCTGAACCTGCAATACCCAGCTTATGCACAATGGCTGCAGGAAAGCTATCTGGGCCGCGTTGCGCGTGAACTCGAGCGTATTCGCTACCGCGACATGCTTGAGCAGTTTTTGATCAGTGGGGAGGTTTACGCTGACCTGATGGCGCAGTTGAAAAGCCGCTGGGCGCATATCGACTCGCATCCGCCGCTGGATATCGAGATGAGCGCGGCCGAGCTGATCAAGCGCGTGCCGTTGTTCGAGGGGCTGTCGCCGGATTCGCTGCGTGCCATCAGCAAGCTGCTCAAGCCGCGTCTGGCGCTGCCCGACCAGCGCGTGCTGACGCAAGGCCGGCATGGCGAGGAAATGTGCTTCGTGGCGTCGGGCGCCGTGGCGGTGCATCTGCCCGACAACACCCTGATCGAGCTGGGCAGCGGCGAATTCTTTGGCGAACTTGCCCTGCTGGGCGAAAAGAACATTACGCCGGAGGTCACGTCGTTGGGCTATAGCAAGCTGTTGATGCTGTCGTCGCGCGACTTTCATGCCTTGCTGGCCCGTGACGAGAATCTGCGCGAACGTATCCAGGTCGTGGCCAAGCAGCGCTTGCGCGCGATCGAAGTGTGGAAGCAGTTTTCTCAGGCGGCGCAGGCGGCGCCCGCCGCAACGCCCGCCCCCGCCTCGGCCCCAAGCCCGGCGCAGGCGGCGGAAGCGGCCGAAGCCGCGGGCGTGGCGCGTGAACTGGATGAGCCGGCGACCGATGCGCCGGGAACAGCGTCCCGCTGATTCAGATCTGGCCGGCGGCCTGGCGTTGCATGATGTCTTCGACGATCACCAGCGCCGCCTCCAGCGTGAACTCGCCGTCGGCGATCTGCCGCAGCACGGTGGGCACGTCGACGGTGGCGATCTCCATGACTTCACCGTCGCGGTTGGCGGGCCGCACGCCGGGCGCCAACACGCAGGTGCTGGTCAGCACGTCTTCCACCTGATAGCCCTCGGGCAGCCGGCGATGTATGCGCAGGATGGTGCGCAACGGCGTGCGGTTGACCAGGTCAGGTGCGTCCAGGCCCGCTTCTTCGCCGCATTCTCGCACCAGCGCCTGCTCAAGGTCTTCGCCACTGCCGGCCAGGCCGCCCACCAGCGTGTCCCACATACCGGGATCCGTCGACTTGCTGAGCGCGCGCCGCGCCACCCACATGCGACCGTCCGGGGTCCAGGCGTTCAGGTGCACCGCGTGGGTCAGCAGGCCCAGGGGGCGAACCGCCGCGCGCTCGATGACGCCCAACGCGTCGTCGCCGTCCATCACGTCCAGCAGCTCGTCGCGCCAGCCGCGCAGGCAGTTGGCTTGGCGCAACAGTTGCGCGGTATTTTCCAGCACGGCGTTCAGTGCGGCGCCGGGGCTAAGGTGCGCGCCGATGTGCAGCGCGGCGTCGTCGCAGACGATGCCGGGCGCATCGCGCAGTGCGTCGCAGGCGGCATGCGTGGCCCAGCCGCAGCGGCGGCCCGCTATATATAAAGCGTGCGCGCCTTCGGGGGCGGCTTCCTGCGCGCGGGCGCACAGGTCGGCATACAAATCGGGCAACTGCTTGGGCATCGTGGCGTGTGGTGATGAGGTTGCTGACGATTTTATGCCACACGGTTTGGCGTGCGCGTCAAGGGCCGAAGCTTGGGGCGGCGCAGATGGGGGCGAGGCCTTTTTATTCAAGAGCCCTGTCTTACATCTATTTGCGTGTCCGCTATAATCCGCCAGTTTCTTTGTGATTTCGAGTGGGAACGCGGGGGCCGCTCTATCTCCCTGCTTAACCCTGCCATCTAATAATTGCGCGTAGTCCTGTTGAAGTGACACTCGTGCCACTAGGCGACAAGGGCCCTCGCGCCGTGTTTCGAGGTAAGCATGAAGAAGTGGAGAGGGATACTGGGGGCTTGTGCGATGCTGATTGGCAGCGTGGCCGGTGCTCAGGTGCAAGACATGCCCGGCGGCCCGAAGGTCAATCAGCTCAACCTGCATGAAGGTGTGACCGCGATTTCGCGCGACATCATGTGGCTGCACTGGCTGTTGCTCACGATCTGTATCGTGATCTTCATCGGTGTGTTCGGGGTGATGTTCTATTCCATCTGGGCGCACCGCAAATCTCGCGGGCACAAGGCCGCGACGTTCCATGAACATCTGGGCGTGGAAGTCGCCTGGACGGTCATCCCTTTCATCATCGTCATCGCCATGGCCTTGCCGGCCACCAAGACGGTGGTGGCCATGAAGGACACCTCAAGCGCCGACCTCACCATCAAGGTCACCGGCTATCAATGGAAGTGGGGCTACGAATACCTCGACGGCTCCGCCGCCGGCGTCAAGTTCCTGTCCACGCTGGCCACGCCTCGCGCACAGATCGAGAACCGCGAGCCCAAGGGCCAGTTCTATCTGATGGAAGTGGACAACCACATGGTTGTGCCGGTGGATAAAAAGGTCCGCGTCGTGCTGACCGCGGCCGACGTCATCCACTCCTGGATGATTCCCGACTTCGGCGTCAAGCAGGATGCCATCCCTGGTTTCCTGCGCGACGCCTGGTTCCGTGCCGACACCCCGGGTATCTACCGTGGCCAGTGCGCGGAACTCTGTGGCAAAGACCACGCCTTCATGCCCATCGTTGTCGAAGTCCTGGCGCAAGCCGACTACGATAAGTGGGTTGAAGACCAAAAGAAGAAGATGGCGGCAAACGCCGACGATCCCAATAAAGAGTGGACGGAAGCCGAACTGGTTGCCCGTGGCGAAAAAGTCTTCGCCGCCAATTGCGTAGCCTGTCACCAGGCCAACGGCAAGGGCATTCCGGGCAGCTTCCCACCGCTTGACGGAGACAAGGTTGTTCTGGGTCCCCAAGCGGCCCAGATCAACACCGTGCTCAAGGGCAAGCCCGGCACCGCCATGGCGGCATTTGGCGGGCAGCTCAATGATGTCGAGATCGCAGCGGTCATCAGCTATACACGCCATGCCTGGAGCAATGCAGGCAAGGGGCAGGACCCGACGGTTCTACCGAAGGACGTTGCGGCTGCGCGCTGATCGCGCACCCCACGCCTACACCGATAGAACCGGTTCCGTTTAGTTAGAGATACCCTGCCGGTCCCGTGGATCGGGGCCGGCACTCAGCAGGAAGGAGTCCATCATGAGCAGCGTCACTGTAGACCACGTGTCGCCGGGCCACGGCCACGGTCACGATGACCACCACCACGCCATCCCCTCCGGTTGGCGCCGCTGGCTTTTCGCCACGAACCATAAAGACATCGGGACGATGTATCTCATCTTCTCGTTTGCCATGTTGCTGGAAGGCGGCACGCTTGCCTTGCTGCTGCGTACTGAATTGTTCGAGCCGGGCCTGCAATTCTTCCGCCCCGAACTGTTCAACCAGTTCACCACCATGCACGGCATCATCATGGTGTTCGGCGCCATCATGCCGGCCTTTGTGGGCTTTGCGAACTGGATGATCCCGATGCAGATCGGCGCATCCGACATGGCGTTCGCGCGCATGAACAACTTCAGCTTCTGGCTGCTGCCGGTGGCCGCCATCATGCTGACGGCATCGTTCTTCGTGCCGGGCGGCGCCACCGCCGCGGGCTGGACGCTGTATGCGCCGCTGTCCTTGCAGATGGGTCCGGGCATGGACCTGGGCATTTTCGCGATGCACTTGATGGGCGCGTCCTCGATCATGGGCGCGATCAACATCATCGTGACCATTCTGAACATGCGCGCGCCCGGCCTCACGCTGATGAAGATGCCGCTGTTCTGCTGGACCTGGCTGATCACCGCCTTCCTGCTGCTGGCCGTGATGCCGGTGCTGGCCGCCGCCATCACCATGGTGCTGACCGACCGCCACTTCGGCACGGGCTTCTTCAACGCCGCCGCCGGCGGTGACCCGGTGCTGTACCAGCACGTGTTCTGGTTCTTCGGGCACCCCGAGGTCTACATCATGATCTTGCCGGCGTTCGGTATCGTGTCGGCCATCGTGCCCGCGTTTGCCCGCAAGAAACTGTTCGGCTACGCCTCGATGGTGTACGCCACCGCGTCGATTGCCGTGCTGTCGTTCATCGTGTGGGCGCACCACATGTTCACGACGGGCATGCCGGTAACCGGCCAGCTCTACTTCATGTACGCCACCATGCTCATCTCCATCCCGACCGGGGTGAAGGTGTTCAACTGGGTTGCCACCATGTGGCGCGGCTCGATGACGTTCGAAACGCCGATGCTGTTCTCGATCGGCTTCATCTTCGTGTTCACCATGGGCGGCTTCACCGGCCTGATCCTGTCGGTGGCGCCCATCGACATCCAGGTGCACGATACCTATTACGTGGTGGCGCACTTCCACTACGTGCTGGTGGCGGGTTCCCTGTTCGCGCTGTTCGCGGGCGCCTACTACTGGGTGCCGAAGTGGACGGGCCGCATGTACAGCGAAAAGCTGGGCAAGCTGCACTTCTGGTCCACGCTGATTTCGTTCAACGTCACCTTCTTCCCGATGCACTTCCTGGGGCTGGCCGGCATGCCGCGCCGCTACGCCGACTACGCCGCGCAGTTCACGACGTTCCACCAGATGGCCACCATTGGCGCGTTCTGGTTCGGCTTGTCGCAGCTGATCTTCCTGTGGGCGATCGTGCGCTGCTACATGGGCAAGGGCGAACCGGCGGCCGCCAAGCCGTGGGAAGGCGCCGAAGGGCTGGAATGGACGGTGCCTTCGCCCGCGCCGTTCCACACCTTCGAAACCCCGCCCGAAGTCAAATAAACCGTCTTCCACGTTTCAGGTAGCACAGCAATGACACCCGAGCAGCGCCGCCGTAACAAGATTGCAGGATGGGTCCTCGTGGCCTTTGTCATTGCCGTGTTCGGCTGGACCGTGTTTCGCGGTTCAGCCCTGCTGACCGGCAACGCGGTCAGCTAGGCGCAGGCCATGAGCGACGATCTGCACGAAACCTCCCGGCGCAAGCTGAGTTTCCTTCAGACCATGAAGGCGGTGGCTTGGGGGTTCTTCGGTGTGCGCAAGGGGTCTGGCCACCAGGAAGACATCGCCAAGCTGAACCCGGTGCACGTGATTGTGGCGGGGCTGCTGGCGGCGGCAATCTTCGTAACTGTGCTGGTTTTAATTGTGCGTTGGGCCGTTTCCAGCCTGACTTGAATCACTTAATTCTATAAATCTGTACCAGGGAGAAAGCCATGAGTGCAAGCCACTCGGTTCAAGGTAAAGAGGCACCGTACTACTTTGTGCCCGCCGACTCGGGTCATCCCGTACGCACGGCGGTGGCGCTGCTGTTCATGGGGCTGGGCGCCGCGGCCTGGATCAACGGGGTCGACTGGGCCAAGTGGTCTGTCCTGGCGGGGTTCATCGGCTTGATCGTGGTGCTGTATTACTGGTTTGGCGACGCCATCCAGGAATCCGAAGCCGGCCTGAACAGCAAGCGCATCGACGGGTCTTACCGTTGGGGCATGAGCTGGTTCATTTTCTCGGAAGTGATGTTCTTCGCGGCTTTCTTTGGCGCGCTTTGGTACACGCGCACCATCACCACGCCGTGGCTGGGCGACATCGATCACCGCCTGATGCTATGGCCCGATTTCAAGGCCGCGTGGCCCAACTTCGGACCGGCCGGCGTGGTCGAGGAATTCCAGACGGTCGGCCCGTTCTGGCTGCCCACGATCAACACCGCGCTGCTGCTTTCCTCGGGCGTCACGCTGACCATCGCCCACCATGCGCTGCGCGAAAACCATCGCGGCAAGACGATGTTCTGGTTGGCCGCCACGGTCATCCTGGGTTTCATCTTCGTGGCCTGTCAGGCCGCGGAATACCACCACGCCTATACCGAACTGAACCTGAAGTTCAACTCGGGCGCGTACGGTTCGCTGTTCTACATGCTGACCGGGTTTCACGGGTTCCACGTGATCCTGGGCGCCACGATGCTGACGGTGATCCTGATACGCCTGATGCGGGGCCACTTTACCGCCGACCATCACTTTGGATTTGAAGGCGCGGCCTGGTATTGGCACTTTGTGGACGTGGTGTGGCTGGGGCTGTATTTGTTTGTGTATTGGTTCTGATGTTGGGTGATGGGTTACGCGCGCTTGATGCCGGGGTTCTTACGGTGAATCCGGCGCGCTACACCCATCCTACGTGGCGAGGTTGCAGCAGCCGGACATCGTAGGATGGGTGAAGCGCGGGAACTCCTGCGCAAGAACCCTGTCGATAATCGCGCGCAACCCATCAAGCAGCGGTGAAGTGGTGCAAGCCCTCCAACGGAAGGCTGAGGTGTGGCAAAGCTTGTTGATTGGGTGGCGTTGCGTGATGGGTTACGCGCGTTGGGTGTTGGGGTTCTTGCGGAGAATCCAGCGCGCTTCACCCATCCTACGTTGCCATAGCCATACCCATCACCGCAGGCCCGTGCTTTCGATCCAGCCCATGTGATGGGCGAACAGCACGAACAGGAACAGGGCGACCGACAGCCCGATGCGTACCGTCAGCGCATTGACGGTGCGGTTGGTGGATCCTTTGTCCCGCATCAGATAGACCAGGGCGGATGCCAGACTGGCCAGAATTCCGATGAAGGCCAGTACGACGAAAACGCGCATGGTGGTCTCCGGACAAAACAGAGTTAGCAACGATACATGGCCCGACCGCATTCAACACGCTACACGGTAACCGCCCTACTTCTGCTTGGCATCGCCGTGGTGATTCTGGTGTCGCTTGGGCAGTGGCAGTTGCGTCGCAGCGATGAGCGACGCGCCATTCTGGCCGCTATCGAAGCGGGCCGCAAGCAAGCGCCGGTGTTGTTGACACCCGCCACCCCTTCTGACGATTTGACGCCCTGGCGTGTGGCTCAGGCCACGGGCGTGTGGCAACCGCAATTCAGTGTACTGCTGGACAACCGCAACCACGAAGGGCGGCCCGGCTACTGGCTGGCCACGCCGCTGCTGCTGGATGGGTCTTCGCGTCAGGCCGTACTGGTGCTGCGCGGCTGGCTGCCTCGGGCCATGCCCGGCCGGGGCGAACCCGCGTTGCCGGCCACGCCGCAAGGCCCGCAGACCGTCACCGGCGAAATGGCCGAACGTGTGCCGCGCCTGTTTGAATTGTGGTCGCTTGGTGGGCAGGATCAATCGGCCCTGCCCGCCACGCTGCCGGTCGCGGACGGCAAGGTGCCGCAGGTTCAAAACTTGCCGCTGGACGCTTATGCGCGTGCGACAGGGCTGAACCTGCTGCCCGTC
It contains:
- a CDS encoding DUF2970 domain-containing protein, with the protein product MSDDLHETSRRKLSFLQTMKAVAWGFFGVRKGSGHQEDIAKLNPVHVIVAGLLAAAIFVTVLVLIVRWAVSSLT
- a CDS encoding cytochrome oxidase small assembly protein, which produces MTPEQRRRNKIAGWVLVAFVIAVFGWTVFRGSALLTGNAVS
- a CDS encoding cytochrome c oxidase subunit 3, translating into MSASHSVQGKEAPYYFVPADSGHPVRTAVALLFMGLGAAAWINGVDWAKWSVLAGFIGLIVVLYYWFGDAIQESEAGLNSKRIDGSYRWGMSWFIFSEVMFFAAFFGALWYTRTITTPWLGDIDHRLMLWPDFKAAWPNFGPAGVVEEFQTVGPFWLPTINTALLLSSGVTLTIAHHALRENHRGKTMFWLAATVILGFIFVACQAAEYHHAYTELNLKFNSGAYGSLFYMLTGFHGFHVILGATMLTVILIRLMRGHFTADHHFGFEGAAWYWHFVDVVWLGLYLFVYWF
- a CDS encoding NUDIX hydrolase translates to MPKQLPDLYADLCARAQEAAPEGAHALYIAGRRCGWATHAACDALRDAPGIVCDDAALHIGAHLSPGAALNAVLENTAQLLRQANCLRGWRDELLDVMDGDDALGVIERAAVRPLGLLTHAVHLNAWTPDGRMWVARRALSKSTDPGMWDTLVGGLAGSGEDLEQALVRECGEEAGLDAPDLVNRTPLRTILRIHRRLPEGYQVEDVLTSTCVLAPGVRPANRDGEVMEIATVDVPTVLRQIADGEFTLEAALVIVEDIMQRQAAGQI
- a CDS encoding SURF1 family protein — its product is MARPHSTRYTVTALLLLGIAVVILVSLGQWQLRRSDERRAILAAIEAGRKQAPVLLTPATPSDDLTPWRVAQATGVWQPQFSVLLDNRNHEGRPGYWLATPLLLDGSSRQAVLVLRGWLPRAMPGRGEPALPATPQGPQTVTGEMAERVPRLFELWSLGGQDQSALPATLPVADGKVPQVQNLPLDAYARATGLNLLPVVLAQSGQSSANAQSSSNAQRSSNAQSSPNSQTSQTAQPNQADGDGLVRDWPQPSVDFEKNTSYAVQWFAFGLIAAIAWLVVLGGAIKRMRQRAGQGARP
- the ctaD gene encoding cytochrome c oxidase subunit I, with translation MSSVTVDHVSPGHGHGHDDHHHAIPSGWRRWLFATNHKDIGTMYLIFSFAMLLEGGTLALLLRTELFEPGLQFFRPELFNQFTTMHGIIMVFGAIMPAFVGFANWMIPMQIGASDMAFARMNNFSFWLLPVAAIMLTASFFVPGGATAAGWTLYAPLSLQMGPGMDLGIFAMHLMGASSIMGAINIIVTILNMRAPGLTLMKMPLFCWTWLITAFLLLAVMPVLAAAITMVLTDRHFGTGFFNAAAGGDPVLYQHVFWFFGHPEVYIMILPAFGIVSAIVPAFARKKLFGYASMVYATASIAVLSFIVWAHHMFTTGMPVTGQLYFMYATMLISIPTGVKVFNWVATMWRGSMTFETPMLFSIGFIFVFTMGGFTGLILSVAPIDIQVHDTYYVVAHFHYVLVAGSLFALFAGAYYWVPKWTGRMYSEKLGKLHFWSTLISFNVTFFPMHFLGLAGMPRRYADYAAQFTTFHQMATIGAFWFGLSQLIFLWAIVRCYMGKGEPAAAKPWEGAEGLEWTVPSPAPFHTFETPPEVK
- a CDS encoding twin transmembrane helix small protein, giving the protein MRVFVVLAFIGILASLASALVYLMRDKGSTNRTVNALTVRIGLSVALFLFVLFAHHMGWIESTGLR
- a CDS encoding cation:proton antiporter, whose product is MDVGFLVFGLAGLLTLVCFMPPLAGRLKLPYSVLLAIVGCLLGIIIHVHGWAPSWIADFLDSLERFEISSETFLMVFLPVLLFETALAMNVRRLMDDIGPILMMAIVAVVVCTVVVGVTLDAISSYGLVVCLLLGAIVATTDPVAVVGIFREVGAPKRLTTLVEGESLFNDAASIALYSVLLAVLSGHGELTVSGIFNDFIVHFIGGGVAGFAMGRLACFLFAWLRGFPTAEITLTLTLAYLSFFISEHYLNVSGVVATVIAGLVVGSTGRTRMSPTTFEYLSSAWGQFGFWANSLIFLFAAMLIPKLMAAADWQELLLVAVVFVATLVARAIVVFGLLPLLGLTRLGTKVSNPYKVVMLWGGLRGAVSLALALAVTEQTGVPEEARQFIAVATTSYVLLTLFINGISLRPLIRMLGLNQLSSVERTIRNQALAVALEDLQDKTDEVAKTEHIGNEVRDRIRAVFDASLTSVHDGQVSQMSDEQRVAVGLAIVAQREEEMFFDILKAQIVDWRMAETLLARAERLEDAIRLGGVPGFERAIVQDVRYSTGFRLALRMHYLFGFQGWLARELGQRFANLMSKRSVAQRLIVFAREQITPLLGEEATQRIVALHQRRLDLIENALQALNLQYPAYAQWLQESYLGRVARELERIRYRDMLEQFLISGEVYADLMAQLKSRWAHIDSHPPLDIEMSAAELIKRVPLFEGLSPDSLRAISKLLKPRLALPDQRVLTQGRHGEEMCFVASGAVAVHLPDNTLIELGSGEFFGELALLGEKNITPEVTSLGYSKLLMLSSRDFHALLARDENLRERIQVVAKQRLRAIEVWKQFSQAAQAAPAATPAPASAPSPAQAAEAAEAAGVARELDEPATDAPGTASR
- the coxB gene encoding cytochrome c oxidase subunit II — protein: MKKWRGILGACAMLIGSVAGAQVQDMPGGPKVNQLNLHEGVTAISRDIMWLHWLLLTICIVIFIGVFGVMFYSIWAHRKSRGHKAATFHEHLGVEVAWTVIPFIIVIAMALPATKTVVAMKDTSSADLTIKVTGYQWKWGYEYLDGSAAGVKFLSTLATPRAQIENREPKGQFYLMEVDNHMVVPVDKKVRVVLTAADVIHSWMIPDFGVKQDAIPGFLRDAWFRADTPGIYRGQCAELCGKDHAFMPIVVEVLAQADYDKWVEDQKKKMAANADDPNKEWTEAELVARGEKVFAANCVACHQANGKGIPGSFPPLDGDKVVLGPQAAQINTVLKGKPGTAMAAFGGQLNDVEIAAVISYTRHAWSNAGKGQDPTVLPKDVAAAR